From the genome of Novosphingobium sp. TH158, one region includes:
- a CDS encoding MFS transporter, with protein sequence MAGTSGGSKTGGSSFAPLREPTFRRIWTSSLFSNFGQLILGVGAAWEMTRLTNSPSMVALVQTALMLPLMLVAVPAGAVADMFDRRKIALVGLGFSAICGAVLTTLAFAGLTTPWILLAFCVLIGAGVALYSPSWQASIGEQVSNEDLPAAVALGTISYNVARSVGPAIGGLVVKVLGASAAFAINAVFYLPLWIAFWFWKRKHVPSRLPPERIDRAIVSGARYALHAPAIRTVLLRAFLMGLGTASIPALGPLVAKDLLGGTAGTYGLMLGAAGIGAVIGALFVSQLREGLGTERSVRLFSVASGAATTLVAVSGDLWLTCAAMFISGACNILTVAMLNVGVQLSAPRWVTARALSLYSSALTGGIAIGAAFWGAVAASQGLFLSLVASAVFGIFTIVIGFIAPLPRGDAEGQDSWALANEPEVAMELSLRSGPVAIEVEYDVDPADARDFYNAIRQVGKSRQRNGGFDWTIARDIANPNIWLERYHCPTWGDYLRMRDRYTQADSEAQMAANAFSRHAGESRVRRWLERPYGSVRWKADSPDPQMGTVNYVGP encoded by the coding sequence GTGGCCGGCACGTCCGGTGGGAGCAAGACAGGGGGCAGTTCGTTCGCCCCGCTGCGCGAGCCCACTTTCCGCAGAATCTGGACGTCGAGCCTGTTTTCGAACTTCGGGCAGCTGATCCTTGGCGTCGGCGCTGCCTGGGAGATGACCCGGCTGACCAATTCGCCGAGCATGGTCGCGCTGGTCCAGACCGCGCTCATGCTCCCGCTGATGCTCGTCGCTGTTCCCGCCGGCGCGGTGGCGGACATGTTCGACCGGCGCAAGATTGCCCTTGTCGGCCTGGGCTTTTCGGCAATCTGCGGTGCTGTGTTGACCACGCTGGCCTTCGCCGGCTTGACCACGCCGTGGATCCTGCTGGCCTTCTGCGTCCTGATCGGGGCAGGGGTGGCGCTCTATTCACCGTCGTGGCAGGCCTCGATCGGCGAACAGGTTTCGAACGAAGACCTGCCGGCGGCCGTCGCCCTTGGTACGATCAGCTATAACGTCGCGCGCAGCGTCGGGCCGGCCATCGGCGGCCTCGTCGTCAAGGTCCTGGGGGCCAGCGCCGCCTTTGCGATCAACGCGGTATTCTATCTTCCCCTGTGGATCGCCTTCTGGTTCTGGAAGCGCAAGCACGTGCCTTCGCGCCTGCCACCGGAGCGGATCGACCGGGCCATCGTATCCGGCGCCCGCTACGCCCTGCATGCGCCCGCGATCCGCACCGTGCTGCTGCGCGCTTTCCTGATGGGGCTGGGCACGGCCTCGATCCCGGCGCTGGGCCCGCTTGTGGCCAAGGACCTGCTGGGCGGTACCGCAGGCACTTATGGCCTCATGCTCGGTGCGGCGGGCATCGGCGCGGTGATCGGTGCGCTGTTCGTGTCGCAACTGCGCGAGGGGCTGGGCACGGAGCGGTCCGTGCGCCTGTTCTCCGTGGCTTCCGGCGCGGCAACCACGCTGGTCGCGGTCAGCGGTGACCTTTGGCTCACGTGTGCCGCGATGTTCATCAGCGGGGCGTGCAATATCCTGACGGTCGCCATGCTGAACGTCGGTGTCCAGCTTTCGGCGCCGCGATGGGTAACCGCGCGTGCACTGTCGCTTTATTCCTCCGCCCTTACCGGCGGCATCGCCATCGGCGCGGCCTTCTGGGGTGCCGTTGCAGCCAGCCAGGGCCTGTTCCTCTCGCTCGTGGCATCGGCGGTATTCGGCATTTTTACGATCGTCATCGGCTTCATCGCGCCCCTGCCGCGCGGCGATGCCGAAGGGCAGGATTCCTGGGCGCTGGCCAACGAGCCAGAGGTTGCGATGGAACTTTCGCTCCGTTCCGGCCCGGTGGCGATCGAGGTGGAGTACGACGTCGATCCCGCCGATGCGCGCGATTTCTACAACGCGATCCGGCAGGTCGGCAAAAGCCGGCAGCGCAATGGTGGCTTCGACTGGACCATTGCCCGCGACATTGCCAACCCGAACATCTGGCTCGAACGGTATCATTGTCCCACCTGGGGCGATTACCTGCGTATGCGCGATCGCTACACCCAGGCCGATTCCGAGGCGCAGATGGCGGCCAATGCTTTCAGCCGCCATGCCGGGGAATCGCGCGTGCGGCGCTGGCTTGAGCGGCCCTATGGCTCGGTGCGCTGGAAGGCAGACTCCCCCGATCCGCAGATGGGCACGGTGAATTACGTCGGCCCTTGA
- a CDS encoding acetyl-CoA C-acetyltransferase: MAEAYIIDAVRTPRSIGKMGKGALSTMHPEHLSASVLAAIAERNNLNTADVDDVVWGVSGQIGLQSGDIGRNAALDAGYDVKAGGVTLNRFCGSSLTATNFAAGMVMAGMHDLAVAGGMDMLSYVNMFGMKMREAGVSGGGMGVGNPRLQAKHPQSNQGVCADAIAAMEGISREDLEKLGYESQQRAAKAIAEGRFAKSTITVKDDEGNVILDHEEYPRPETTLEGLAQLKPAFEMFIDMPSQPGGKTYRELINQVYPDVDIKPIHHVGISSGVVDGAAAILIASKEYAEKHGMKPRARIVAMAEIGDCPTLMLNAPVPAANKVLAKAGLTKDDIDVWEVNEAFAVVVEKFIRDLDLDRTKVNPNGGSIALGHPIAGTGAILIGTALDELERTGGRYGLVTMCAAGGMAPAIIIERMD, from the coding sequence GTGGCCGAAGCCTATATCATCGACGCCGTCCGCACGCCCCGCTCGATCGGGAAGATGGGCAAGGGTGCGCTCTCGACGATGCACCCTGAACACCTTTCGGCATCGGTCCTTGCCGCGATTGCGGAACGCAACAACCTGAACACGGCCGACGTCGACGATGTCGTCTGGGGTGTCTCGGGCCAGATCGGCCTCCAGTCGGGCGACATCGGCCGCAACGCCGCGCTCGACGCAGGATACGACGTGAAGGCCGGCGGCGTGACGCTCAACCGCTTCTGCGGATCGAGCCTGACGGCCACGAACTTCGCGGCCGGCATGGTCATGGCCGGCATGCATGACCTGGCGGTTGCCGGCGGCATGGACATGCTTTCCTACGTCAACATGTTCGGCATGAAGATGCGCGAAGCCGGCGTCAGCGGCGGCGGCATGGGCGTGGGCAATCCGCGCCTCCAGGCAAAGCACCCGCAGTCCAACCAGGGCGTCTGCGCCGATGCCATCGCGGCGATGGAAGGCATCAGCCGCGAAGACCTGGAAAAGCTGGGCTACGAAAGCCAGCAGCGCGCAGCCAAGGCGATCGCCGAGGGCCGCTTTGCCAAGAGCACGATCACGGTGAAGGACGATGAAGGCAACGTGATCCTCGACCACGAGGAATACCCCCGTCCCGAAACCACGCTCGAAGGTCTGGCCCAGCTGAAGCCGGCCTTCGAAATGTTCATCGACATGCCCTCGCAGCCGGGCGGCAAGACCTATCGCGAGCTGATCAACCAGGTCTATCCCGACGTGGACATCAAGCCGATCCACCACGTCGGCATTTCCTCCGGCGTCGTCGATGGCGCGGCGGCTATCCTGATCGCATCGAAGGAATATGCCGAAAAGCACGGCATGAAGCCGCGCGCCCGCATCGTCGCCATGGCCGAAATCGGTGATTGCCCGACGCTCATGCTCAACGCTCCCGTCCCGGCGGCAAACAAGGTGCTGGCGAAGGCAGGCCTGACCAAGGACGATATCGACGTCTGGGAAGTGAACGAAGCTTTCGCCGTCGTCGTCGAAAAGTTCATCCGCGACCTCGACCTCGATCGCACCAAGGTGAATCCCAATGGCGGCTCGATCGCGCTGGGCCACCCGATTGCCGGCACGGGCGCGATCCTGATCGGCACCGCGCTTGACGAACTGGAACGCACCGGCGGCCGCTATGGCCTCGTCACCATGTGCGCTGCAGGCGGCATGGCCCCGGCAATCATCATCGAACGCATGGACTGA
- a CDS encoding MarR family winged helix-turn-helix transcriptional regulator, producing the protein MLRQDFDRHVGDVGVTRSQWAMIAVVSRMQGATQRKIAEILEMSEASAGRLIDRLCADGLLERGEHDSDRRARSVRLTDKATPLLDQLGNFAKDNEILVFRNFSGEELETFARLLEKLRANLAS; encoded by the coding sequence ATGCTGCGCCAGGATTTCGATCGTCATGTCGGCGACGTGGGCGTAACGCGCTCGCAATGGGCGATGATCGCGGTGGTTTCGCGCATGCAGGGGGCAACCCAGCGCAAGATTGCCGAGATCCTCGAAATGTCGGAGGCTTCGGCAGGTCGCCTGATCGACCGGCTTTGCGCCGACGGCCTGCTCGAACGCGGCGAGCATGACAGCGATCGCCGGGCACGGTCGGTCCGCTTGACCGACAAGGCCACTCCCCTGCTCGACCAGCTGGGCAATTTTGCCAAGGACAACGAAATTCTCGTCTTCCGCAATTTCAGCGGCGAGGAGCTGGAGACTTTTGCCCGCCTGCTCGAAAAGCTGCGGGCCAACCTGGCATCCTGA
- a CDS encoding TonB-dependent receptor: MKFARFMSAASAKAMLAALVVMPTQVMAQDASEGEEAASQEIIVTAQRRAERSVDVPITVTTLKTEELATANIQTLTGISKVTPALRFDSQAQWVQPSIRGIGTAVTTSGVGGNVGIYVDGFYSPNPLGADFDMMNVESVQVLKGPQGTLFGRNTTGGAILVTTREPSAESGGQVKASYGRFNEHKLQGYVTAGNDDVAFDMEALYRGGNGFQTDLTGNNKIGRYKSWSMRLGAKFNLSSTASLLLRYGHTTTEDPRSMLANVYVDPVLGDMAPTFVPTTLYTTKPDLFAGDVPNRVESDSDTYQATLKADLGFANFTSYTQYKREDVDQSEDLDHTAFTVFQIGLPVNNRTFSQEFLLTSKPGSPFQWTAGAFYFSNKDEWQTWLDNNVATVGRIRMGGSSTTSRSLAAFVDGTYEVSPRFFITGGLRYSHDKIDNAYYITAFSGVKTPVTAAQAAAVKKDTLTPRVVLRYKPSDSSSIYASYTRGFKAGILDVGGSTGNPVAPEKIDAFELGYKYDDRALSVDMSAFYYDYKNLQVSLFKGNPPSAQVINAAESEIYGLEGAVRYRVSDAFDFNLGAAWVHARYKKFNDAPVYARCTGAAVVNCANGTSYYLLTGVTLTNTKMQRTPEFTANVGARYTADLAGGKLALSGNLYYTSSFFFGPSGTQFPQKAYEVLSLRAQWNAPSDRFFLAAFGDNVTNSRYVTQAQYNNFATGAVWSAPTTWGIEIGTKF; encoded by the coding sequence ATGAAATTTGCTCGATTCATGTCAGCCGCATCGGCCAAGGCCATGCTTGCCGCGCTTGTCGTCATGCCGACGCAGGTCATGGCGCAGGATGCCAGCGAGGGCGAGGAAGCTGCCAGCCAGGAAATCATCGTCACCGCCCAGCGCCGTGCAGAGCGCTCGGTCGATGTGCCGATCACGGTGACCACGCTCAAGACCGAAGAGCTGGCCACCGCCAACATCCAGACCCTGACCGGCATTTCCAAGGTCACCCCGGCGCTGCGTTTCGACAGCCAGGCGCAGTGGGTGCAGCCCAGCATCCGCGGCATTGGCACGGCCGTGACCACGTCCGGCGTCGGCGGCAATGTCGGCATCTACGTCGACGGTTTCTACTCGCCCAACCCGCTGGGTGCCGATTTCGACATGATGAACGTGGAATCGGTCCAGGTCCTGAAGGGGCCGCAGGGCACGCTTTTCGGTCGCAACACCACCGGCGGTGCGATCCTTGTCACCACCCGCGAGCCGAGCGCGGAATCGGGCGGGCAGGTCAAGGCATCCTATGGCCGGTTCAACGAACACAAGCTCCAGGGCTATGTCACCGCCGGCAACGATGATGTCGCTTTCGACATGGAAGCGCTCTACCGCGGCGGCAACGGTTTCCAGACCGACCTGACCGGCAATAACAAGATCGGCCGCTACAAGTCGTGGTCGATGCGCCTGGGTGCCAAGTTCAACCTTTCCAGCACGGCCTCGCTGCTATTGCGCTATGGCCATACGACGACGGAAGATCCGCGCTCGATGCTGGCCAACGTCTATGTCGATCCGGTCCTTGGCGACATGGCACCTACCTTCGTCCCCACGACACTGTACACCACCAAGCCGGATCTCTTTGCCGGTGACGTGCCCAACCGGGTCGAGAGCGATAGCGATACCTACCAGGCAACGCTGAAGGCCGATCTCGGCTTCGCCAACTTCACCTCGTACACCCAGTACAAGCGCGAGGATGTCGACCAGTCGGAAGACCTCGACCACACGGCGTTCACCGTGTTCCAGATCGGCCTGCCGGTTAACAACCGCACTTTCAGCCAGGAATTCCTGCTGACGTCGAAGCCGGGCAGCCCGTTCCAGTGGACTGCGGGCGCGTTCTACTTCAGCAACAAGGACGAATGGCAGACCTGGCTGGACAATAACGTCGCCACAGTCGGGCGGATCCGCATGGGCGGGTCGAGCACCACTTCGCGCAGCCTCGCCGCCTTTGTCGACGGCACTTACGAAGTCTCGCCGCGCTTCTTCATCACCGGCGGCCTGCGTTACAGCCACGACAAGATCGACAATGCCTATTACATCACCGCCTTCTCGGGCGTGAAGACGCCGGTTACCGCGGCGCAGGCTGCTGCCGTGAAGAAGGACACGCTGACCCCGCGCGTCGTCCTGCGCTACAAGCCGAGCGACAGCTCGAGCATCTATGCCTCCTACACCCGTGGCTTCAAGGCGGGCATCCTCGACGTGGGTGGCAGCACCGGCAACCCGGTTGCCCCGGAAAAGATCGACGCCTTCGAGCTTGGCTACAAGTATGATGACCGGGCGCTGTCGGTCGACATGTCGGCGTTCTATTACGACTACAAGAACCTGCAGGTCTCGCTGTTCAAGGGCAATCCGCCCTCTGCCCAGGTCATCAATGCCGCTGAATCGGAAATCTACGGCCTTGAAGGTGCGGTGCGTTACCGCGTGTCCGATGCGTTCGATTTCAACCTTGGCGCGGCGTGGGTCCATGCCCGCTACAAGAAGTTCAACGATGCGCCGGTCTATGCGCGCTGCACCGGTGCAGCCGTGGTCAACTGCGCCAACGGCACGTCTTATTACCTGCTGACCGGCGTTACCCTGACCAATACCAAGATGCAGCGCACGCCCGAGTTCACTGCGAATGTCGGTGCGCGCTATACGGCGGACCTGGCGGGCGGCAAGCTCGCCCTGTCGGGCAACCTCTACTACACCTCCAGCTTCTTCTTCGGCCCTTCGGGAACCCAGTTCCCGCAGAAGGCCTACGAAGTCCTGTCGCTGCGGGCTCAGTGGAACGCGCCGTCCGACCGCTTCTTCCTGGCGGCCTTCGGCGATAACGTCACCAACAGCCGCTACGTCACCCAGGCGCAGTACAACAACTTCGCCACCGGCGCGGTTTGGTCGGCTCCGACGACGTGGGGTATTGAGATCGGCACGAAGTTCTGA
- a CDS encoding CaiB/BaiF CoA-transferase family protein: MTKVMQGIRVLEVAQFTFVPAAGAILADWGADVIKIEHPVRGDTQRGFLNMGGVTLDPQRQTLFEHPNRGKRSVGVDITTPEGQEVLYELAKTADVFLTNYLPHQRQNFKFDVEHIKAVNPNIIYARGSAFGHKGPEAGVGGFDGTAFWSRSGVAISMTPEELPGPLGQGIPAFGDSIGGMFIAGGISAALLHRERTGESPVMDVSLLSSAIWASGAVIAQVAETGVLTRNQMPGTGGAARNPFQGNYTTSDGGTINMCTLSPTAHIKSLFEHIGVPEAAEDPRFSDARALFENAGAASDIMVKAFASKPFEYWRQHLKTYTGQWAPIQSFQDLLTDEQALANDMIIEVEAADGSDRPLKLVRGPVQFDSAPVETTRSPIASEHTEIVLMELGMEWDKIEEYKAKGAIA, translated from the coding sequence ATGACGAAGGTGATGCAGGGAATCCGGGTTCTGGAAGTGGCACAGTTCACTTTCGTTCCGGCTGCGGGCGCAATCCTCGCCGATTGGGGCGCGGACGTGATCAAGATCGAGCATCCGGTCCGTGGCGATACCCAGCGCGGCTTCCTCAACATGGGCGGCGTCACGCTCGATCCGCAGCGCCAGACGCTGTTCGAACACCCCAACCGCGGCAAGCGCTCGGTCGGCGTCGACATCACCACGCCCGAAGGCCAGGAAGTTCTCTATGAGCTGGCGAAGACGGCCGACGTCTTCCTGACCAACTACCTGCCGCACCAGCGCCAGAACTTCAAATTCGACGTCGAGCACATCAAGGCCGTAAACCCGAACATCATCTATGCCCGCGGCAGCGCCTTCGGCCACAAGGGCCCCGAAGCCGGCGTCGGCGGGTTTGACGGAACGGCCTTCTGGTCGCGCAGCGGCGTCGCCATCTCGATGACGCCCGAGGAACTTCCCGGACCGCTCGGCCAGGGCATCCCGGCCTTTGGCGATTCGATCGGCGGCATGTTCATCGCTGGCGGCATTTCGGCCGCGCTGCTTCACCGCGAACGCACCGGCGAAAGCCCGGTGATGGACGTTTCGCTGCTCAGCTCGGCGATCTGGGCATCCGGTGCAGTGATCGCGCAGGTTGCCGAAACCGGCGTGCTCACCCGCAACCAGATGCCCGGCACCGGCGGCGCGGCGCGCAATCCGTTCCAGGGCAACTACACCACCTCGGATGGCGGCACGATCAACATGTGCACCCTTTCGCCTACCGCCCATATCAAGAGCCTGTTCGAGCATATCGGCGTGCCTGAGGCGGCAGAGGATCCGCGCTTCAGCGATGCCCGCGCGCTGTTCGAAAATGCCGGTGCGGCCAGCGACATCATGGTCAAGGCCTTCGCGTCGAAGCCCTTCGAATACTGGCGCCAGCACCTCAAGACCTACACCGGTCAGTGGGCGCCGATCCAGTCGTTCCAAGACCTGCTGACCGACGAACAAGCGCTGGCCAACGACATGATCATCGAGGTTGAGGCTGCCGATGGCAGCGACCGTCCGCTCAAGCTGGTCCGCGGCCCGGTCCAGTTCGACAGCGCCCCGGTCGAAACCACCCGCTCGCCGATCGCATCCGAACATACCGAAATTGTCCTGATGGAACTGGGTATGGAATGGGACAAGATCGAAGAATACAAGGCCAAGGGCGCCATCGCCTGA
- a CDS encoding CoA ester lyase, with amino-acid sequence MIAPDRPRRSALYLPASNARAIEKARNLPADVIILDLEDAVAPEAKADARAAAVAAVQQGGFGNREVAIRANGLDTEWGAADLEAIAGSGADAVLVPKVSTPHDIAACEAALASAPAAMQLWAMIETCTVIGQLDAVAAMAGSTRLSLWIMGVNDLAKEMRARLTPDRTPFLPALTLAVCAARAHGVTILDGVCNEFRDLSVFRAEAEQGLLYGFDGKTLIHPDQITPCNEVFSPGEAELTQARAIIDAFALPENAGKGAIRVDGKMAELLHLEQAKRLVAIAERIGALS; translated from the coding sequence ATGATCGCACCCGACCGCCCCCGCCGCTCTGCCCTTTACCTGCCTGCATCGAATGCCCGTGCCATTGAAAAGGCGCGCAACCTTCCGGCGGATGTGATCATCCTCGATCTGGAGGATGCCGTGGCTCCGGAAGCCAAGGCCGATGCCCGCGCCGCTGCCGTCGCCGCCGTGCAGCAGGGCGGGTTCGGCAACCGCGAAGTGGCGATCCGGGCCAATGGCCTCGATACCGAATGGGGCGCGGCCGATCTTGAAGCGATTGCGGGGTCGGGCGCCGATGCCGTCCTCGTCCCCAAGGTCTCGACCCCGCATGACATCGCCGCCTGCGAGGCTGCTTTGGCCTCTGCCCCCGCTGCCATGCAGCTATGGGCGATGATCGAGACCTGCACGGTGATCGGCCAGCTCGATGCCGTAGCCGCAATGGCTGGCAGCACGCGGCTATCGCTGTGGATCATGGGGGTGAACGACCTGGCGAAGGAAATGCGCGCAAGGCTGACGCCGGATCGCACGCCCTTCCTCCCTGCCCTGACGCTGGCGGTCTGCGCGGCCCGCGCACACGGGGTCACCATCCTCGATGGCGTGTGCAACGAATTCCGCGACCTTTCCGTCTTCCGCGCAGAGGCGGAACAGGGGCTGCTTTATGGCTTCGACGGCAAGACGCTGATCCACCCCGATCAGATTACCCCGTGCAACGAAGTCTTCTCTCCCGGCGAGGCAGAGCTTACCCAGGCGCGCGCGATCATCGATGCCTTTGCCCTTCCCGAAAACGCCGGGAAAGGCGCGATCCGGGTAGACGGCAAGATGGCCGAGCTGCTCCACCTTGAACAGGCGAAGCGACTGGTGGCCATTGCCGAGCGGATCGGCGCGCTTAGCTGA
- a CDS encoding dihydrodipicolinate reductase encodes MADGTKYRVIQWATGNVGTRAMRAVVEHPDMELVGLWVSNPEKAGLDAARLVERDVGYKGSCPDTGVIATSSVAEIVAQPADCVLYMRQGTNIDELCQILASGKNVVTTRGDFHDPRSMDPEVRERIEEACAAGNSSVYSTGSSPGFITEAMLLPMVSMSRRLDCVTIDEYADMTSRNSPDLIFNVMGYGVSVGQFDQRKVDYVKHDFAASLAQVAQAIGIEIDEWRAFGELSAANNTVEIAAGTIEAGTVGAQRITIEGVKDGKARLRFRANWYCTADVEHSDWNLRESGWKVAVEGDTPMEVNITFPVDRETYPTVTPGFTAHRAVNSIPAVCAAAPGIRTTAEMEQVLARFS; translated from the coding sequence ATGGCCGATGGCACGAAGTATCGCGTAATCCAGTGGGCGACCGGCAATGTCGGCACCCGCGCCATGCGGGCCGTGGTCGAGCACCCGGACATGGAACTTGTCGGACTGTGGGTGAGCAACCCGGAAAAGGCCGGGCTTGATGCCGCGCGGCTGGTCGAGCGCGACGTGGGTTACAAGGGAAGCTGTCCCGATACCGGCGTGATCGCTACCAGCTCGGTCGCCGAAATTGTCGCCCAGCCGGCCGATTGCGTGCTCTACATGCGGCAGGGCACCAACATCGACGAGCTCTGCCAGATTCTCGCCTCGGGCAAGAACGTCGTCACCACGCGCGGGGATTTCCACGATCCCAGGAGCATGGATCCGGAAGTGCGCGAACGGATCGAGGAAGCGTGCGCGGCGGGCAACAGTTCGGTCTATTCCACCGGTTCAAGCCCGGGCTTCATCACCGAGGCCATGCTGCTGCCGATGGTTTCGATGTCGCGCCGGCTCGATTGCGTGACGATCGACGAATATGCCGACATGACGAGCCGCAACTCGCCGGACCTGATCTTCAACGTCATGGGTTACGGCGTGTCGGTCGGGCAGTTCGATCAGCGCAAGGTCGATTACGTGAAGCACGATTTCGCCGCGAGCCTTGCCCAGGTGGCGCAGGCGATCGGCATCGAGATCGACGAATGGCGCGCCTTTGGTGAACTCTCTGCTGCCAACAACACGGTAGAGATCGCTGCCGGCACGATCGAGGCGGGCACCGTCGGCGCCCAGCGCATTACCATCGAAGGCGTGAAGGACGGCAAGGCCCGCCTGCGTTTCCGCGCCAACTGGTATTGTACCGCCGATGTGGAGCACAGCGACTGGAACCTGCGCGAAAGCGGCTGGAAGGTTGCGGTGGAAGGCGACACGCCGATGGAGGTGAACATCACCTTCCCGGTGGACCGCGAGACCTATCCCACCGTCACCCCGGGCTTCACCGCGCATCGCGCCGTCAATTCCATCCCCGCCGTATGCGCAGCCGCGCCGGGCATCCGCACGACGGCAGAGATGGAGCAGGTGCTGGCGCGCTTCAGCTAA
- a CDS encoding cytochrome P450, giving the protein MATTATTVPAHVPDALVWDADFDAFTAEGRDPWAAICRLHDGPPIRWCTNVAYGRSGWLLTRYDLISEAMIDYENFTAERHGMIADLVGENVRLNPIEIDPPAHHGYRRLLNPHFTPKALRELEEAVRRSASELVDKFAGQGGCEFISQFAIPYPSYVFLDLMNMPRAMLDQFIHWEDGIMRGADMAERVKAAREVYAYLKAHREKQLEQPGNPLLDAMVNGEVDGRQLTYLESMGMFYVLYVGGLDTVYSTLGWILRYLATHPDLQERLRADSELIGPAVEEFTRAFSVVVTHRNLARDTVFHGVQMKAGEEIHLPLMLADRDPSVFADPHRVDIDRKSRHIAFGTGTHNCLGIHLAKRELRIVIELFLQRFSNIRLREGEEYRYHTGRTFGIEYLPLAWD; this is encoded by the coding sequence ATGGCGACCACGGCAACCACCGTTCCTGCGCACGTACCCGACGCGCTGGTGTGGGACGCGGATTTCGATGCCTTTACCGCCGAAGGGCGCGATCCGTGGGCAGCGATCTGCCGCCTGCACGATGGGCCGCCGATCCGCTGGTGCACCAATGTCGCCTATGGCCGGTCAGGCTGGCTGCTGACGCGCTACGACCTGATCAGCGAGGCGATGATCGATTACGAGAACTTCACCGCCGAACGGCACGGCATGATTGCCGACCTGGTGGGGGAGAACGTCCGCCTGAACCCCATCGAGATCGATCCGCCGGCGCATCATGGCTATCGCCGGCTGCTGAACCCGCATTTCACGCCCAAGGCCCTGCGCGAACTGGAAGAGGCGGTGCGGCGTTCGGCCAGCGAACTGGTCGACAAGTTCGCGGGGCAGGGCGGCTGCGAGTTCATCTCTCAATTCGCCATCCCTTATCCCTCGTACGTTTTCCTTGACCTCATGAACATGCCGCGGGCGATGCTCGACCAGTTCATTCACTGGGAAGACGGCATCATGCGCGGGGCTGACATGGCAGAGCGGGTGAAGGCCGCGCGCGAAGTCTATGCCTATCTCAAGGCGCATCGGGAAAAGCAGCTGGAGCAACCGGGCAACCCGCTGCTCGATGCCATGGTCAATGGCGAGGTTGATGGCAGGCAGCTGACCTACCTTGAATCGATGGGCATGTTCTATGTCCTCTACGTCGGCGGGCTGGATACGGTCTATTCGACGCTGGGCTGGATACTGCGGTACCTTGCCACCCATCCCGACCTGCAGGAGCGGCTGCGCGCCGACTCGGAACTGATCGGCCCTGCGGTTGAGGAATTTACCCGCGCCTTTTCTGTCGTCGTGACGCATCGCAACCTGGCGCGCGATACCGTGTTCCATGGCGTGCAGATGAAGGCGGGAGAGGAAATCCACCTGCCGCTGATGCTCGCAGACCGCGACCCGTCGGTCTTCGCCGATCCGCACCGGGTCGATATCGATCGCAAATCGCGCCACATCGCCTTTGGCACCGGCACGCACAATTGCCTGGGCATCCACCTCGCCAAGCGTGAACTGCGGATCGTGATCGAGCTGTTCCTTCAGCGGTTCAGCAATATCCGCCTGCGAGAGGGTGAGGAGTACCGGTATCACACCGGCCGCACCTTCGGCATCGAATACCTGCCGCTGGCCTGGGACTGA